The proteins below come from a single Sphingomonas carotinifaciens genomic window:
- a CDS encoding phage portal protein, which translates to MRIFRRRQADGAARPLLGQGWARSGVPITGGGAPSYETQVREGYARNAVAQRAVKLVAGGVADVPLVAGDPALLTLIQARSAGQSLLETVAAQMLLHGNAYVQILRDGEGNAAELYALRPERVSVEADAGGWPAAYTYRVGTRSHRLGADPVRPHVIHLKAFHPLDDHYGLGCLGAAAGAIGIHNAAAAWNRALLDNAARPSGALVYDPGDGSVLSAEQFERLRAEMDGFAGAGNAGRPMLLEGGLKWQAMSLSPADMDFVGCKAAAAREIALAFGVPPMLLGLPGDNAYANYREANRALFRLAVLPLATAILSGLSQGLAGWFADAALAVDLNRVTALAEERQALWASVSAADFLSAEEKRHLVGLA; encoded by the coding sequence ATGCGGATATTCAGGCGCCGGCAGGCGGACGGAGCTGCGCGGCCTTTGCTGGGGCAGGGGTGGGCGCGGTCGGGGGTGCCGATCACGGGGGGCGGGGCGCCGTCCTATGAAACGCAGGTGCGCGAGGGCTATGCGCGCAATGCGGTGGCGCAGCGGGCGGTGAAGCTGGTCGCGGGCGGGGTGGCGGATGTGCCGCTGGTCGCGGGCGATCCGGCGCTGCTGACATTGATCCAGGCGCGCAGTGCGGGACAGTCGCTGCTAGAGACGGTGGCGGCGCAGATGCTGCTGCATGGCAATGCCTATGTGCAGATCCTGCGCGACGGCGAGGGCAATGCGGCGGAACTCTATGCGCTCCGGCCCGAGCGGGTGAGCGTGGAGGCGGATGCGGGCGGATGGCCGGCGGCGTACACCTACCGCGTGGGGACGCGCAGCCACCGGCTGGGGGCGGACCCGGTGCGGCCGCATGTCATCCACCTGAAGGCGTTCCATCCGCTGGACGATCATTACGGGCTGGGCTGTCTGGGCGCGGCGGCGGGCGCGATCGGCATCCACAATGCGGCCGCCGCCTGGAACCGGGCGCTGCTGGACAATGCGGCGCGGCCGTCGGGTGCGCTGGTCTATGATCCGGGTGACGGATCGGTGCTGAGCGCGGAGCAGTTCGAGCGGTTGCGCGCCGAGATGGACGGCTTTGCCGGGGCGGGCAATGCCGGGCGGCCGATGCTGCTGGAGGGCGGGCTGAAATGGCAGGCGATGAGCCTGTCGCCCGCCGACATGGATTTCGTCGGCTGCAAGGCGGCGGCGGCGCGCGAGATCGCGCTGGCCTTTGGCGTGCCGCCGATGCTGCTCGGGCTGCCCGGCGACAATGCCTATGCCAATTACCGGGAGGCCAATCGCGCGCTGTTCCGCCTGGCGGTGCTGCCGCTGGCGACGGCGATCCTGTCCGGCCTGTCGCAAGGGTTGGCGGGATGGTTCGCGGATGCCGCGCTGGCGGTCGACCTGAACCGTGTGACCGCGCTGGCCGAGGAGCGGCAGGCGCTGTGGGCGAGCGTGTCGGCGGCCGATTTCCTGAGCGCGGAGGAGAAGCGGCATCTGGTGGGGCTGGCATGA
- a CDS encoding ribbon-helix-helix domain-containing protein produces MIDAPPGGFRGPVKRSITIAGHQTSISLEPIFWDRLDAAAAARGLPLSALVAAIDARRITEADPPNLASALRSWLMLTGAVA; encoded by the coding sequence ATGATCGACGCGCCGCCCGGCGGCTTTCGCGGGCCGGTGAAACGGTCGATCACCATCGCCGGGCACCAGACGTCGATCAGCCTGGAACCAATCTTCTGGGACAGGCTGGACGCGGCGGCGGCGGCCCGCGGATTGCCGCTGTCGGCGCTGGTCGCGGCGATCGATGCGCGGCGGATCACCGAGGCGGACCCGCCGAACCTGGCGAGTGCGCTGCGCAGCTGGCTGATGCTGACGGGCGCCGTGGCCTGA
- a CDS encoding oxygenase MpaB family protein → MSIRLAIRDQVRGLVGSGSVDLSRPPGDPGLFGPGSATWTVHGDFTAMMVGGICSLLVQMLHPAALAGVWDHSDFRGNMGGRLKRTAQFISVTTFGSTAAAESAIARVRRVHEHVAGTLPDGTAYRASDPRLLTFVHVAEVDSFLRGYLTYRDPAFPAARQDQYLCEMAMLARALGAEDVPEDRAGVAAFLAAIRPELRVDARTRTVAKFLLNQPSPHPSLAPMNAMMMGAGADLLPPWAARLHGRMPVGPGRPMVRAGTMGMGAVLRWALKA, encoded by the coding sequence GTGTCGATACGCCTTGCCATTCGCGACCAGGTGCGCGGTCTTGTGGGTTCGGGCTCGGTGGACCTGTCGCGGCCGCCGGGGGATCCGGGGCTGTTCGGGCCGGGATCGGCGACCTGGACGGTGCACGGCGACTTTACCGCGATGATGGTGGGGGGCATCTGCTCGCTGCTGGTGCAGATGCTGCACCCCGCGGCGCTGGCAGGCGTGTGGGATCATTCCGACTTTCGCGGCAACATGGGCGGGCGGCTGAAGCGCACCGCGCAGTTCATCTCGGTCACCACCTTCGGATCGACCGCGGCGGCCGAGAGCGCGATCGCGCGGGTGCGGCGGGTGCACGAGCATGTCGCGGGCACGCTGCCCGACGGGACGGCGTACCGGGCGAGCGATCCCCGGCTGCTGACCTTCGTGCATGTCGCGGAGGTCGATTCGTTTCTGCGCGGATACCTGACCTATCGCGATCCGGCCTTTCCGGCGGCGCGGCAGGACCAGTATCTGTGCGAGATGGCGATGCTGGCGCGCGCGCTGGGCGCCGAGGACGTGCCGGAGGACCGGGCGGGCGTCGCCGCGTTCCTGGCGGCGATCCGGCCTGAGCTGCGCGTCGATGCGCGGACGCGGACGGTGGCGAAGTTCCTGCTCAACCAGCCTTCTCCCCATCCGTCGCTGGCACCGATGAACGCGATGATGATGGGGGCGGGCGCCGACCTGCTGCCGCCCTGGGCGGCGCGGTTGCACGGGCGGATGCCGGTGGGGCCCGGTCGGCCGATGGTGCGTGCGGGCACGATGGGGATGGGCGCGGTGCTGCGCTGGGCGTTGAAGGCCTGA
- a CDS encoding transporter has protein sequence MRSARSGCAEMRIGVLLAAASLYAAPAAAQEVLPYPAVPEADDGGGMEPQVRPMPETLRPAAGTEITLGAATWDGRFGGTTGNTISAVLLNVRQRLGPLRIDATLPWMRIRSQSTIFTGINGTPLVVGPSIPMTRPRRQGLGDLTLGASWLAAAQDAAGLDIDLSARVKLPTAADSTQLSTGKTDYAFGVEVARTMGAVTPVARINYRVFGDPTGWTIRDGIATSVGASVALPGQGIFLLSYDYAERTSRFIRPAHEIVGGASAPIGNRFRLTAYASGGLSSGAAAFSTGVSLTLALSNARR, from the coding sequence ATGCGATCCGCACGCTCAGGCTGCGCTGAAATGCGGATCGGCGTGCTGCTGGCCGCCGCGTCGCTGTACGCAGCGCCGGCGGCGGCACAAGAGGTCCTGCCCTATCCCGCGGTGCCGGAGGCGGACGATGGCGGGGGGATGGAGCCGCAGGTGCGGCCGATGCCGGAGACCCTGCGCCCGGCGGCGGGGACCGAGATCACGCTGGGCGCGGCGACCTGGGACGGGCGGTTCGGGGGCACGACGGGCAACACCATCTCCGCCGTGCTGCTCAATGTCCGCCAGCGGCTGGGGCCGCTGCGCATCGATGCCACGCTGCCCTGGATGCGCATCCGCAGCCAGTCGACGATCTTTACCGGGATCAACGGGACGCCGCTGGTGGTGGGACCGTCGATCCCGATGACGCGGCCGCGGCGGCAGGGCCTGGGCGACCTGACGCTGGGTGCATCCTGGCTGGCGGCGGCGCAGGACGCGGCGGGGCTGGACATCGACCTGTCGGCAAGGGTGAAGCTGCCCACGGCCGCGGATTCGACCCAGTTGTCGACGGGCAAGACCGATTATGCCTTTGGCGTGGAGGTGGCGCGAACGATGGGCGCAGTGACGCCGGTCGCACGGATCAACTACCGCGTGTTCGGCGACCCCACCGGCTGGACGATCCGCGACGGCATCGCGACCTCGGTCGGTGCGTCGGTGGCGCTGCCGGGGCAGGGCATCTTCCTGCTGTCCTATGACTATGCCGAGCGGACCAGCCGGTTCATCCGGCCGGCGCACGAGATCGTCGGCGGCGCCTCCGCACCGATCGGCAACCGGTTCCGGTTGACCGCCTATGCCAGTGGCGGCCTGTCGTCGGGGGCGGCGGCGTTTTCGACGGGGGTTTCGCTGACGCTGGCGCTGTCGAACGCCCGGCGGTGA
- a CDS encoding PepSY-associated TM helix domain-containing protein — protein sequence MPRPGVARRLHRGGGAGWIGWLLAVLIVPVALSGTLLAVWPAVERVAYPTRFAATGAIDPDACVTALHAGAAPDRRIVAMEHGAGVLRFTTRGADGADRLFACTARGAGVSVADATHGAEAWVRRVHAALAVPWVGRGLVAAAGLALIGLALSGLALWGVAVFRGSDGWAWHRWLGLAAALPVLAMAASGLPLLWRGAAADGGAAPLAHPAQPLRIVEAHALALTSGTVARVAWPTRRSPDWLVTIAAGTARQVKVADDTGGALAAVARSDGGGTGEGVAASLHGVRGTGWWRRMLLALTGLAVVVLVATGSGRRTIHTRKPSG from the coding sequence GTGCCGCGGCCCGGCGTCGCGCGGCGGTTGCACCGGGGCGGGGGCGCGGGGTGGATCGGCTGGCTGCTGGCGGTGCTGATCGTGCCGGTGGCGCTGAGCGGTACGCTGCTGGCGGTGTGGCCGGCCGTGGAGCGGGTGGCCTATCCGACGCGCTTCGCCGCGACGGGGGCGATCGACCCGGATGCCTGTGTGACGGCGCTGCATGCCGGCGCCGCGCCGGATCGGCGGATCGTCGCGATGGAGCACGGTGCGGGCGTGCTGCGCTTCACGACGCGCGGCGCGGACGGGGCGGATCGCCTCTTTGCCTGTACCGCGCGCGGGGCGGGTGTGTCGGTGGCCGACGCGACGCACGGTGCCGAGGCGTGGGTGCGGCGGGTGCATGCCGCGCTGGCGGTGCCGTGGGTCGGGCGCGGGCTGGTCGCGGCGGCCGGGCTGGCATTGATCGGGCTGGCCCTGTCGGGGCTGGCGCTGTGGGGCGTGGCGGTCTTTCGCGGCAGCGACGGTTGGGCCTGGCATCGCTGGCTGGGGCTGGCGGCGGCGCTACCGGTTTTGGCGATGGCGGCGAGCGGCCTGCCGCTGCTGTGGCGCGGGGCCGCGGCGGATGGCGGCGCGGCGCCGCTGGCACACCCGGCACAGCCATTGCGCATCGTCGAGGCCCATGCGCTGGCGCTGACCAGCGGCACGGTGGCGCGCGTGGCATGGCCGACCCGCCGCTCGCCCGACTGGCTGGTGACGATCGCGGCGGGGACCGCACGGCAGGTGAAGGTGGCCGACGATACCGGCGGCGCGCTGGCGGCGGTGGCGCGCTCGGACGGGGGCGGCACCGGGGAAGGCGTCGCGGCGTCGCTGCACGGCGTGCGCGGCACCGGATGGTGGCGCCGGATGCTGCTGGCGCTGACCGGGCTGGCGGTGGTGGTGCTGGTGGCGACGGGGTCGGGCAGGCGGACGATCCACACGCGAAAACCGTCTGGTTGA
- a CDS encoding Fic family protein: MGADLPGRPLGAQLLGYSALIDAYQLECPPPRQLTAIAAVGQKTTIMREGVEWVLLPRSARLRVPDAPIEHLGVALKHEGVDLRVIDRLFRRDVRAELGAYIDANRAGLYTRRAWFLYEWMTGHRLLIEEPYGAQYVPLLDPNMYIGRRPTRSSRHKVDNNLTGERGFCPLIRRTERLAIGRVEQLVAEAKAIVAGADPAVLRRAVGFMLLNESKGSFGIEGETPPRNRLERWGRLIAEAGGIDLNLDTLNGLHRSLLDPKQRFVTYGLRTEHGFVGRHDDFTQPIPDHISARPDDVPSLLDGLFQAYALLKSRRYDPVLTAAIIGFGFVFIHPFTDGNGRLHRFLIQKALVDMKFNPDGVVLPVSAAILQDLLGYRAALEDYSVPTLQGIEWEPDQDGNVRVTNDTAYLYRYFDATRQAEYLLDRIEQTVRFSLPAELAYLHRFDEAKRLIAQVADMPDRLVSLFIQFCNQNEGRLSRQKRDIFFAELTDAEVSALEAAVEASGIGGLAH; the protein is encoded by the coding sequence TTGGGGGCCGATCTACCCGGACGTCCATTGGGCGCACAGCTTCTCGGCTATTCCGCACTGATCGATGCCTATCAACTGGAGTGCCCGCCGCCCCGGCAGCTGACCGCGATCGCAGCGGTCGGCCAAAAGACGACGATCATGCGCGAAGGCGTCGAATGGGTGCTGCTGCCGCGTAGCGCGCGGCTGCGCGTTCCCGATGCGCCGATCGAGCATCTGGGTGTGGCACTGAAGCATGAGGGCGTCGACCTGCGGGTCATCGATCGCTTGTTCAGGCGGGATGTTCGCGCGGAACTGGGCGCGTATATCGATGCCAATCGGGCAGGACTCTACACGCGTCGCGCCTGGTTTCTCTACGAATGGATGACCGGACACCGATTGTTGATCGAAGAGCCCTATGGCGCGCAATATGTGCCGCTGCTCGATCCCAATATGTACATCGGACGGCGCCCGACACGGTCGAGCCGACACAAGGTGGATAATAATCTGACAGGTGAACGCGGCTTTTGCCCGCTGATCCGCCGGACCGAACGGCTGGCGATCGGCAGGGTCGAGCAACTGGTGGCGGAGGCCAAGGCGATCGTCGCAGGCGCGGATCCGGCCGTCCTGCGCCGGGCCGTCGGGTTCATGCTGCTCAACGAAAGCAAAGGCTCCTTCGGCATCGAAGGCGAAACGCCGCCGCGGAACCGGTTGGAGCGATGGGGACGCCTGATCGCGGAGGCCGGGGGTATAGACCTGAATCTCGATACGCTGAACGGCCTACATCGCTCGCTTCTCGATCCGAAGCAGCGGTTCGTGACCTATGGCCTGCGCACGGAACATGGATTCGTCGGTCGTCACGACGATTTCACCCAACCGATACCCGATCACATATCGGCCAGACCGGACGATGTGCCGTCGCTGTTGGACGGGCTGTTCCAGGCCTATGCCTTGTTGAAGAGCAGGCGATACGATCCGGTACTGACCGCGGCGATCATCGGGTTCGGATTCGTCTTCATCCATCCATTTACAGATGGAAATGGCCGGTTGCACCGTTTCCTGATCCAGAAGGCGCTGGTCGACATGAAGTTCAATCCCGACGGGGTCGTTCTTCCCGTTTCGGCGGCGATCCTGCAGGATCTGCTGGGATATCGCGCCGCGCTGGAAGATTATTCGGTGCCCACGTTGCAGGGCATCGAATGGGAGCCGGATCAGGACGGCAATGTCAGGGTGACCAACGATACCGCTTATCTCTACCGATATTTCGATGCGACACGCCAGGCGGAGTATCTGCTGGATCGCATCGAACAGACCGTGCGGTTTTCCCTGCCTGCCGAACTGGCGTATCTGCACCGCTTCGACGAGGCCAAGCGGCTGATCGCCCAAGTCGCCGATATGCCGGATCGGCTGGTTTCCCTGTTCATACAGTTCTGCAACCAGAATGAAGGCAGGCTGTCGCGGCAGAAACGGGACATTTTCTTTGCAGAACTGACCGATGCCGAGGTGTCGGCCCTGGAAGCGGCGGTGGAGGCGAGCGGGATAGGTGGACTGGCGCATTGA
- a CDS encoding DUF922 domain-containing protein: protein MHALWLSALLLGPATGPPDARIVFDGVRMDRYPVRGRDVAAVRAALDAARVRDENDGTLVEAYTHGRVHWTWKAAGPARDATCRPQAITIRFSATMRLPYLDEPDPPPALAQAWQRYAASLEAHEREHLERIRRALPRLAAAIAVAPCAKADTAGAAVLEQLRAEGRAYDLETEHGRREGAVFPPPEAMQREWDD from the coding sequence ATGCATGCGCTGTGGCTGAGCGCGCTGCTGCTGGGGCCGGCGACCGGGCCGCCGGATGCGCGGATCGTCTTCGACGGAGTGCGGATGGACCGCTATCCCGTGCGCGGGCGCGACGTGGCGGCGGTGCGCGCCGCGCTGGACGCGGCACGGGTACGCGACGAGAATGACGGCACACTGGTCGAGGCGTATACGCATGGCCGCGTTCATTGGACATGGAAGGCGGCGGGGCCGGCCCGCGACGCGACGTGCCGGCCGCAGGCGATCACGATCCGCTTTTCGGCAACGATGCGCCTGCCCTATCTGGACGAGCCCGATCCCCCGCCTGCACTGGCGCAGGCGTGGCAGCGCTATGCCGCCAGCCTGGAGGCGCATGAGAGGGAGCATCTGGAGCGGATCAGGCGCGCGCTGCCCCGATTGGCGGCGGCGATCGCGGTGGCACCCTGTGCGAAGGCGGATACGGCGGGGGCTGCGGTGCTGGAGCAGCTTCGCGCCGAAGGTCGTGCCTATGATCTGGAGACGGAGCATGGCCGGCGGGAGGGGGCGGTGTTCCCCCCGCCCGAGGCGATGCAGCGGGAGTGGGACGATTGA
- a CDS encoding helix-turn-helix domain-containing protein: MITAIREVRRAKGLTLDEVARACLPPTTAQTIGRLEMGTRTVSVDWLNRIAAALGVTAADLVSLPVRETLPVAALLGPRGAVAPRRPLAVSPPCPTGGMVAVTVSASIGDYRAGDELWCEPLGPDRFAEALNRDILLPQPAGRFLFARLLGTGPDTLAVLPPDRIGGPRILPHPVWIARVCRLVRTL; encoded by the coding sequence ATGATTACCGCAATCCGCGAGGTTCGCCGCGCGAAGGGTCTGACGCTGGACGAGGTCGCGCGCGCCTGCCTGCCGCCGACCACCGCGCAGACGATCGGCCGGCTGGAGATGGGCACCCGCACCGTCTCGGTCGACTGGCTGAACCGCATCGCCGCCGCGCTCGGCGTCACCGCCGCCGATCTGGTGTCGCTGCCGGTGCGCGAAACGCTGCCGGTCGCCGCCCTGCTGGGCCCGCGCGGCGCGGTCGCCCCCCGCCGCCCGCTCGCCGTCTCGCCGCCCTGCCCGACGGGCGGCATGGTCGCGGTCACCGTCTCGGCCAGCATCGGCGACTACCGCGCCGGCGACGAGCTGTGGTGCGAACCGCTGGGGCCGGACCGCTTCGCCGAGGCGCTGAACCGCGACATCCTGCTGCCCCAGCCCGCCGGCCGCTTTCTCTTCGCCCGCCTCCTCGGCACCGGCCCCGACACGCTCGCCGTCCTGCCCCCCGACCGCATCGGCGGCCCCCGCATCCTCCCCCACCCCGTCTGGATCGCCCGCGTCTGCCGCCTGGTCCGCACGCTATGA
- a CDS encoding glutaminyl-peptide cyclotransferase: MIARLTLLTAAAALLQTAPQPQPAPAQLPVVRPEIVRSYPHDTGAFTEGLLFDGGRLYESTGREGQSVIRQVDLATGRTLREAKVPAGLFGEGIVAWKRQLFSVTWHGGRGFRWSLPDLKAAGEWRYTGEGWAMTDDGRHIILSDGTPALRFLDPATMRVARTLNVTANGRPLKNLNELEYIDGEIWANVWMTRFIVRIDPTTGKVKGALDLAELVAKAGTTDPDAVANGIAYDRQARRIYVTGKNWPQLFEIKLPAK; encoded by the coding sequence ATGATCGCCCGCCTCACCCTCCTCACCGCCGCCGCTGCGCTCCTCCAGACCGCCCCGCAGCCCCAACCCGCGCCCGCGCAACTCCCCGTCGTTCGGCCCGAAATCGTCCGCAGCTACCCGCACGACACCGGCGCCTTCACCGAAGGGCTGCTGTTCGACGGCGGTCGCCTCTATGAAAGCACCGGCCGCGAGGGGCAGAGCGTCATCCGCCAGGTCGATCTCGCCACCGGCCGCACCCTGCGCGAGGCGAAGGTGCCGGCCGGCCTGTTCGGTGAAGGCATCGTCGCGTGGAAGCGCCAGTTGTTCAGCGTCACCTGGCATGGCGGCCGTGGCTTTCGCTGGTCGCTGCCCGACCTGAAGGCCGCGGGCGAGTGGCGCTATACCGGCGAAGGCTGGGCGATGACCGATGACGGCCGCCACATCATCCTGTCGGACGGCACGCCTGCGTTGCGCTTCCTCGATCCCGCCACCATGCGCGTCGCCCGCACGCTCAATGTCACCGCCAATGGCCGCCCGCTCAAGAACCTGAACGAGCTGGAATATATCGACGGGGAAATCTGGGCCAATGTCTGGATGACCCGCTTCATCGTCCGCATCGATCCCACCACCGGCAAGGTGAAGGGCGCGCTCGACCTGGCCGAACTGGTCGCAAAAGCGGGCACGACCGATCCGGACGCGGTGGCGAACGGCATCGCCTATGACCGTCAGGCCAGGCGCATCTACGTCACCGGCAAGAACTGGCCCCAGTTGTTTGAGATAAAGCTGCCCGCGAAATAG
- a CDS encoding DNA-packaging protein: MSRGQDWVRAVAALPVGERWREILTLPPEHRAAVLRDFAVWAEPGQLPPHDDWAVWLMRAGRGFGKTRAGAEWVVQVARGDPEARIALVGGTMADVERVMIGGESGLLACARSADGAVWKRSEQAVHFASGAVAYGYSAEAPEGLRGPQHHAAWCDELGKWRSGDVAWDNLVMGMRLGERPRLVVTTTPRPTVLMRRVMALPQLVETHGTTRDNPYLPDSYRAMMEASYAGTRLGRQELDGEMVEEVEGALWSRALLDRQRVAVAPELVRVVVGVDPPAGIGGDACGIVAVGLGRDGHGYVLADASVVGASPDGWARAVAACAERVGADRVVAEANQGGAMVESVLRACEATLPVKLVHARHGKAARAEPVAALFEAGRAFHVGALDALEDELCGLLAAGGYAGPGRSPDRADAMVWAMTEVMLRGRGGMPGVRVV, translated from the coding sequence ATGAGCCGGGGGCAGGACTGGGTGCGGGCGGTGGCGGCGCTGCCCGTGGGCGAGCGGTGGCGCGAGATCCTGACGCTGCCGCCCGAACATCGTGCCGCGGTGCTGCGCGACTTCGCGGTGTGGGCGGAGCCGGGGCAGTTGCCGCCGCATGACGACTGGGCGGTGTGGCTGATGCGCGCCGGGCGCGGTTTCGGCAAGACGCGGGCGGGTGCGGAATGGGTGGTGCAGGTGGCGCGGGGCGACCCGGAGGCGCGGATCGCGCTGGTCGGCGGCACCATGGCGGATGTGGAGCGGGTGATGATCGGCGGCGAAAGCGGCCTGCTGGCCTGTGCGCGCAGTGCCGATGGCGCGGTGTGGAAGCGCAGCGAACAGGCGGTGCACTTTGCCAGCGGGGCGGTCGCCTATGGCTATTCGGCGGAAGCGCCCGAGGGGCTGCGCGGGCCGCAGCATCATGCGGCGTGGTGCGACGAACTGGGCAAGTGGCGGAGCGGCGACGTGGCGTGGGACAATCTGGTGATGGGCATGCGGCTGGGCGAGCGGCCGCGGCTGGTGGTGACGACGACGCCGCGGCCGACCGTGCTGATGCGCCGGGTGATGGCCTTGCCGCAATTGGTCGAGACGCACGGCACGACGCGGGACAATCCGTATCTGCCGGACAGTTACCGGGCGATGATGGAGGCGTCCTACGCCGGCACGCGGCTGGGCCGGCAGGAGCTGGACGGCGAGATGGTCGAGGAGGTGGAGGGCGCGCTGTGGAGCCGGGCGCTGCTCGATCGGCAGCGGGTGGCGGTGGCGCCGGAGCTGGTGCGCGTGGTGGTCGGCGTCGATCCGCCGGCCGGAATCGGCGGCGATGCGTGCGGGATCGTCGCGGTCGGGCTGGGGCGGGACGGACACGGCTATGTGCTGGCGGATGCGAGCGTTGTCGGTGCCTCGCCCGATGGCTGGGCACGGGCGGTGGCGGCGTGCGCGGAGCGGGTGGGCGCGGACCGGGTGGTGGCGGAGGCGAACCAGGGCGGCGCGATGGTGGAAAGCGTGCTGCGCGCCTGCGAGGCGACGCTGCCGGTGAAGCTGGTCCATGCCCGCCACGGCAAGGCGGCACGGGCGGAGCCGGTGGCGGCGCTGTTCGAGGCGGGGCGGGCGTTTCATGTCGGGGCGCTGGATGCGCTGGAGGATGAACTCTGCGGGCTGCTGGCGGCGGGGGGCTATGCCGGGCCGGGACGCTCGCCGGACCGGGCGGACGCGATGGTGTGGGCGATGACCGAGGTGATGCTGCGCGGGCGTGGGGGCATGCCCGGGGTGCGGGTGGTTTGA
- a CDS encoding PAS domain-containing protein: MHNQGEVVASSVLDRFERFTNVDDHYVALMGWPRSALIGRSMLDLTHPDDRTGNRTLLDRLYDRNEAFRITKRYRRPDNSYVRVQVHVAMAPDGLGGRQLIGTAHRVAPSPPVFADSRAIAGRAIGMLLAGRMALGAPYFSGAPAEILLLLFHRGHRPLTPARIAERLDYTPVVTLRWLRALADAGLVHPAAGNDDPVRLTLWAEATLTTILAAPTEPLTPA; the protein is encoded by the coding sequence ATGCACAACCAGGGGGAGGTCGTCGCATCCAGCGTTCTCGACCGGTTCGAACGGTTCACGAATGTCGACGACCATTATGTCGCGCTGATGGGCTGGCCGCGCTCGGCGCTGATCGGCCGGTCGATGCTCGACCTGACGCATCCCGACGACCGCACCGGCAACCGCACGCTGCTGGACCGGCTCTACGACCGCAACGAGGCGTTTCGCATCACCAAGCGCTATCGCCGGCCCGACAACAGCTATGTTCGCGTCCAGGTGCATGTCGCGATGGCGCCGGACGGGCTTGGCGGGCGCCAGTTGATCGGCACCGCCCACCGCGTCGCGCCGTCACCACCCGTGTTCGCGGACAGCCGGGCGATCGCCGGGCGCGCGATCGGCATGTTGCTGGCGGGGCGGATGGCGCTCGGCGCGCCCTATTTCTCCGGCGCCCCGGCGGAGATCCTGCTGCTGCTCTTTCATCGGGGCCACCGGCCGCTCACCCCTGCCCGGATCGCCGAGCGGCTGGATTACACGCCCGTCGTCACGCTGCGCTGGCTGCGGGCGCTGGCCGATGCCGGGCTGGTCCATCCCGCCGCCGGCAACGACGATCCGGTCCGCCTGACCCTATGGGCGGAGGCGACGTTGACCACCATCCTCGCCGCGCCCACCGAGCCGCTGACGCCGGCCTGA
- the dapF gene encoding diaminopimelate epimerase: MRFAITKCHGSGNDFPMIDARDIMLSDGEWAGVARALADRAGPVGGDGLLLLVAGDAHAAFGMVMRNSDGSEAETCLNGVRCVARAGFEALGIAAATVRLKTSRAEAERVSALAPGVYTVRERAGPAGLDVAAWPMAVGMERVVDAPVPMLPSTRAFTAVSMPNPHLVTFVEAVDEAELVAVGHACEAAPDWLPNRANVSFVEVRGDALFVRTFERGVGLTDSCGSAMAASTYAACLTGRIGWDRETVVFNKGGLVRAEAAADGMVTLSGNATYEWAGSVEVDLARERAFDLVIAQRFDKECDAWEAAKARAY; this comes from the coding sequence ATGCGTTTCGCGATCACCAAATGCCACGGATCGGGCAATGATTTCCCGATGATCGATGCGCGCGACATCATGCTGTCCGACGGTGAATGGGCGGGCGTGGCGCGGGCGCTGGCGGACCGGGCGGGGCCGGTGGGGGGCGACGGGCTGCTGCTGCTGGTGGCGGGGGATGCGCACGCGGCGTTCGGCATGGTGATGCGCAATTCGGACGGCAGCGAGGCGGAGACGTGCCTGAACGGGGTGCGCTGCGTCGCGCGGGCGGGGTTCGAGGCGCTGGGGATCGCGGCGGCGACGGTGCGGCTGAAGACCTCGCGTGCGGAGGCCGAGCGGGTGAGCGCGCTGGCGCCGGGGGTGTATACGGTGCGCGAGCGGGCGGGGCCGGCGGGGCTGGACGTGGCGGCGTGGCCGATGGCGGTCGGGATGGAGCGGGTGGTGGACGCGCCCGTGCCGATGCTGCCGAGCACGCGGGCGTTCACCGCGGTGAGCATGCCCAATCCGCATCTGGTGACGTTCGTGGAGGCGGTGGACGAGGCGGAGCTGGTCGCGGTGGGGCACGCGTGCGAGGCGGCGCCGGACTGGCTGCCCAACCGGGCGAACGTCTCGTTCGTGGAGGTGCGGGGCGACGCGCTGTTCGTGCGGACGTTCGAGCGCGGCGTCGGCCTGACCGACAGTTGCGGCAGCGCGATGGCGGCGTCGACCTATGCGGCGTGCCTGACGGGGCGGATCGGCTGGGACCGGGAAACGGTGGTGTTCAACAAGGGCGGGCTGGTGCGCGCGGAGGCGGCGGCGGACGGCATGGTGACGCTGTCGGGCAACGCGACCTATGAATGGGCGGGATCGGTGGAGGTCGATCTGGCACGCGAGCGTGCCTTCGACCTGGTGATTGCGCAACGCTTTGACAAAGAATGCGATGCCTGGGAGGCGGCGAAGGCCCGAGCCTACTGA